In Nitrospira sp., a single genomic region encodes these proteins:
- a CDS encoding DNA internalization-related competence protein ComEC/Rec2 yields MLPSLCVAFLTGLVLGSFLPFFPIALLFVLLVFMLILSALERAGAIDQPKSFMWSAVLCLGVVYWTAMTPPIADSARDDLLSVSSLEYTGRVVGLVQHGPSRQTMLVEIMSGSEGVPLTGRIKLTWRDPGEAVRAGDQIVFRARLRVPTGSLNPRGFDYAAYVERQNIEAVGTVTGPEAVHLLPLATEPNWWWRGWGHIDRWRGVIREKALQSLPQPTCGLFLGIVIGERGYVQEDLQEWFMTTGTIHLLSISGSHLGLIAVVVFGTIRRALTVLPALMLLGMSRFATPTRVAILCTWLIVTFYALLAGAELATMRAWVMICLGLATIWIGSERHLLHALAGAACLILLHDPRAIGDISFQLSFLSVLAIIWIVASPSCQDNTEEQPGTKWKVWGRHVREAVILGAAVTLVTTPLVAWYFNQVPWLGLATNLVAVPFTGMILVPFGLLSALVTLVNVSGDLPLAFIQERLLEWIVNALHWCATLPGSDWRVSAPPLWGMAVFYLGLPLIVGTIRLSYHRAIGTALVGMALGGWILSGTPIADGNRWRVTFLDVGQGDSALIQVPDGKTVLIDGGRRFERFDMGRGVIGPFLLNQGIRRLDHVIATHPQLDHVGGLPWIIRHLDVGAFWHTGIERSEPLFRELRQAVAERNVQAYVATRGDEVVRGESCRLTVLNPIRPRDNGGSIQSLSGTFLNNESVVAQLICGYQSVLFAADIETDGLHRLTVMGQSPVTVLKVPHHGARSSLDREWIALARPRYAVFSVGRHNSYGHPVPDVVEAYSAIESEVVRTDRDGAIIVTGRLSTSGIQVRRMRDLVLQPVIPRECLWDCEWRNWHRVWTQAHEF; encoded by the coding sequence ATGCTGCCATCCCTTTGTGTCGCCTTTCTCACCGGGCTTGTGCTCGGTTCGTTCCTTCCATTCTTTCCCATCGCTCTACTCTTCGTTTTACTTGTATTCATGTTGATTCTTTCGGCTCTTGAACGAGCCGGAGCCATCGACCAGCCTAAAAGCTTCATGTGGTCTGCGGTCCTCTGTCTGGGAGTGGTCTATTGGACAGCGATGACGCCGCCGATCGCTGACTCTGCCCGTGATGATCTCTTGTCGGTTTCAAGCTTGGAGTATACGGGGAGAGTTGTCGGCCTCGTGCAGCATGGGCCATCTCGCCAGACGATGTTGGTTGAAATCATGTCAGGCTCTGAGGGAGTACCGCTTACGGGCCGGATTAAGCTGACCTGGCGAGACCCTGGGGAGGCCGTACGGGCGGGCGATCAGATTGTGTTTCGAGCGAGGTTGCGCGTTCCGACGGGATCTCTCAATCCCAGAGGATTCGACTATGCCGCCTATGTTGAACGGCAAAACATCGAAGCCGTGGGGACCGTCACAGGGCCTGAAGCCGTTCACCTGCTTCCGTTGGCAACTGAGCCGAACTGGTGGTGGAGAGGTTGGGGGCACATCGATCGTTGGCGAGGGGTCATTCGAGAGAAAGCGCTCCAATCGTTACCCCAGCCGACCTGCGGTCTGTTTCTGGGGATCGTGATCGGAGAGCGGGGGTATGTCCAGGAGGATTTGCAAGAATGGTTCATGACCACGGGGACCATTCACCTGTTGTCAATCTCGGGGTCGCATTTAGGCCTGATCGCGGTGGTGGTGTTTGGGACGATCCGTCGAGCCCTCACCGTTCTGCCTGCCTTAATGCTTTTGGGAATGTCGAGATTTGCCACGCCGACTCGTGTGGCCATCCTCTGCACCTGGCTGATCGTGACGTTCTACGCTCTGCTTGCGGGCGCGGAACTCGCGACCATGCGGGCCTGGGTCATGATTTGCTTGGGGCTGGCTACTATTTGGATCGGTTCGGAGCGCCATCTCTTGCATGCCCTGGCTGGGGCGGCGTGCTTGATTCTCTTGCACGATCCGCGCGCGATTGGAGATATCTCGTTTCAACTGTCGTTTCTATCAGTCCTGGCAATCATCTGGATCGTGGCCTCTCCGTCTTGCCAGGATAATACTGAAGAACAACCCGGCACGAAGTGGAAAGTGTGGGGTCGTCACGTTCGAGAGGCGGTTATCCTGGGGGCCGCGGTGACACTGGTGACGACCCCGCTAGTGGCCTGGTATTTCAATCAGGTGCCCTGGCTGGGCCTGGCGACCAACCTGGTCGCCGTTCCATTCACGGGAATGATCCTTGTTCCGTTCGGTCTGCTGTCCGCACTGGTGACGCTTGTGAATGTTTCCGGAGACCTCCCGCTTGCGTTTATCCAAGAGCGTTTACTGGAGTGGATCGTAAATGCCTTGCATTGGTGTGCGACGCTCCCAGGGAGCGACTGGCGTGTGTCCGCACCTCCTCTTTGGGGTATGGCCGTGTTTTATCTAGGCCTTCCCCTCATAGTGGGTACGATACGGTTGTCGTATCACCGGGCCATCGGGACGGCGCTCGTGGGGATGGCGTTAGGTGGGTGGATCCTGTCTGGGACTCCGATCGCAGACGGGAATCGCTGGCGCGTCACTTTTCTGGATGTTGGGCAGGGAGACAGTGCGCTGATTCAAGTTCCAGATGGGAAGACCGTGCTCATTGATGGGGGAAGACGGTTTGAGCGGTTCGATATGGGGCGCGGTGTGATAGGTCCCTTTCTGCTGAATCAGGGGATTCGCCGGCTGGACCATGTGATTGCCACGCATCCGCAACTGGATCATGTCGGCGGGCTTCCCTGGATTATTCGCCACCTTGATGTGGGAGCGTTCTGGCATACGGGCATTGAGCGATCCGAGCCGCTCTTCAGAGAGTTGCGCCAGGCTGTGGCAGAGCGGAACGTGCAAGCCTATGTTGCGACACGCGGGGATGAAGTGGTTCGGGGAGAGTCCTGCCGACTTACGGTGCTGAATCCGATCAGGCCGCGCGACAATGGAGGCTCCATCCAGAGTCTTAGCGGGACATTCCTCAATAATGAGTCTGTGGTCGCGCAACTGATCTGCGGTTATCAGAGTGTTTTGTTTGCCGCTGATATCGAAACAGACGGGCTCCACCGGCTGACAGTCATGGGACAAAGCCCGGTGACCGTGCTTAAGGTTCCCCATCACGGAGCACGCAGTTCGTTGGATCGCGAATGGATTGCGCTGGCTCGACCGCGCTACGCCGTATTTTCGGTCGGGCGGCATAATTCATACGGGCATCCTGTTCCTGACGTGGTTGAAGCCTATTCAGCCATTGAGAGTGAAGTGGTCAGAACAGATCGAGACGGGGCGATCATCGTGACAGGCCGGCTCTCGACCTCTGGCATCCAGGTGCGGAGAATGCGCGATCTCGTGTTGCAACCGGTGATACCGCGAGAGTGTCTCTGGGATTGCGAGTGGCGCAACTGGCATCGAGTGTGGACGCAGGCGCATGAGTTCTAG
- a CDS encoding polysaccharide biosynthesis tyrosine autokinase, whose protein sequence is MAQYELNVIDYWLIIKKRKYLIMLAAALVVGFTVLFSQLLQPPPVYEASSRVKFDRSTTVVQQLLESMSFSNANDLITQSEFIRSFPVMERVAMQLGVVPSDLTPEQKRSAEHLNLIYDFGQQIKTQREGDTNIIRITATAGEARMAEQMANLVAESYRQENIAARNRLVTESRRFVEDQLRELERQLAEAEEALRRFKEREGQVFLTDEAKAALETFTKLEDQHNTVVRNRGEAERQIAVLSRNDGTLEQDNIRIFTEEQYAQLTALNQRLLDLGQERTALLINYTESHPVVKELSQKIAGVKAEMVRELRSKQKTLDERGIALGQQIRLYRERYMAFPKAAIQMSRLERDVKVNADLLESLKVKHQELLIKSAGQIEEVTIIAPAITPIAAVNASNMLLNIMVSSLMGLFMGVVLAFARESFDTSIGTIEGVEEFLKVPVLGIIPQFDHRELVEQAKAALPASTPPATVESLSRLICLVDPKSVLSESLRSLRTNIQFASMDRKVKSILFTSAGLGEGKSTSVINLAITMAQEGQRVLLVDADLRKPIVHQRLGLDREPGLVDALIGTTSWRSYVRSASDLMLGPIGADRMMNTPGLDNLHVLTSGSESGNPNEFLNLNKIKLLVDEMQQDYDMVLFDTPPILPVTDAVAFSSRVDGTILVYQVGRIGRNALKRAKFLLDHAQANIMGVVLTNVKSEVTPEYGLYRYEYR, encoded by the coding sequence ATGGCACAATATGAGCTGAATGTAATCGATTACTGGCTGATCATCAAAAAGCGCAAGTACCTCATCATGCTTGCGGCCGCGCTGGTCGTGGGATTTACGGTGCTCTTTTCCCAGCTGCTGCAACCGCCGCCTGTGTATGAAGCGTCGTCGCGAGTGAAATTTGACCGGTCGACGACCGTGGTGCAACAGCTCTTGGAGTCGATGTCTTTCTCCAACGCCAACGATCTGATTACGCAGTCCGAGTTTATCCGGAGTTTCCCCGTCATGGAGCGGGTGGCGATGCAGTTGGGCGTGGTGCCATCCGATCTGACGCCGGAGCAGAAGCGGTCTGCAGAACATTTGAATCTGATTTATGACTTCGGCCAGCAGATCAAGACGCAACGGGAAGGCGATACAAACATCATCAGAATCACCGCTACGGCGGGCGAGGCGCGCATGGCCGAACAGATGGCCAATCTCGTCGCGGAGTCCTATCGCCAGGAAAATATCGCGGCCAGGAACCGGTTGGTCACAGAGTCTCGACGATTTGTGGAGGACCAGCTTCGTGAGCTGGAGAGACAGCTGGCCGAGGCTGAGGAAGCGCTGCGACGCTTCAAGGAGCGGGAAGGCCAGGTCTTTCTCACCGACGAGGCGAAAGCCGCGCTGGAGACCTTCACGAAGCTGGAAGATCAGCACAATACCGTTGTGCGCAACCGGGGCGAGGCGGAACGGCAGATCGCGGTCTTGAGCCGGAATGACGGCACACTGGAGCAGGACAATATTCGTATCTTTACCGAAGAGCAGTACGCGCAATTGACGGCGCTGAATCAGCGCCTCCTGGATCTCGGGCAGGAGCGAACGGCCTTGTTGATTAACTATACGGAGAGTCATCCGGTGGTGAAAGAGCTCTCGCAGAAGATTGCGGGTGTGAAGGCTGAAATGGTGCGGGAGTTACGCTCGAAGCAAAAAACCCTGGATGAGCGGGGCATTGCTCTGGGCCAACAGATTCGCCTGTATCGGGAACGGTACATGGCGTTTCCCAAAGCCGCCATTCAGATGAGCCGGCTGGAGCGCGACGTGAAGGTCAACGCGGACCTTCTCGAATCGCTGAAAGTCAAACATCAGGAACTCTTGATCAAGAGCGCAGGACAGATCGAGGAAGTGACCATCATCGCACCAGCGATTACGCCGATAGCGGCAGTCAACGCTTCCAATATGCTCTTGAACATCATGGTCAGTTCGCTGATGGGGCTGTTTATGGGGGTGGTGCTGGCGTTTGCCCGGGAATCGTTCGATACATCGATCGGCACCATCGAAGGGGTAGAGGAATTTCTCAAGGTTCCTGTGCTGGGAATTATTCCGCAATTCGATCATCGTGAATTGGTGGAGCAGGCGAAGGCGGCGCTGCCTGCCTCGACGCCACCGGCCACTGTGGAAAGTTTGTCGCGGTTGATCTGCCTGGTCGATCCCAAATCGGTGCTGTCGGAGAGTCTCCGGTCGCTCCGCACGAATATTCAGTTCGCCAGCATGGATCGAAAAGTGAAGTCGATACTCTTTACGAGCGCAGGACTCGGCGAAGGGAAAAGTACGTCGGTCATCAATCTGGCGATCACCATGGCGCAGGAAGGACAGCGAGTACTGCTGGTCGACGCAGATCTTCGGAAGCCCATCGTCCATCAGCGGTTGGGCCTGGATCGCGAACCGGGATTGGTCGATGCCTTGATCGGAACCACGTCGTGGCGATCCTACGTGCGGTCGGCCTCGGATCTGATGTTAGGGCCCATCGGCGCAGACCGGATGATGAATACGCCCGGACTGGATAATCTGCATGTCCTGACGAGCGGATCTGAGTCGGGCAACCCGAATGAATTCTTGAACCTGAATAAGATCAAACTGCTGGTTGATGAAATGCAGCAGGATTATGACATGGTGCTCTTCGATACGCCTCCGATCCTGCCGGTTACGGATGCGGTCGCCTTCAGCTCGCGCGTCGATGGCACGATTCTCGTGTATCAAGTCGGGAGAATCGGACGGAATGCACTGAAACGCGCCAAGTTCCTGTTGGATCATGCACAGGCGAACATCATGGGGGTGGTGCTCACCAATGTGAAGTCGGAAGTGACTCCTGAGTACGGGCTGTACCGTTACGAATATCGGTGA
- the glmM gene encoding phosphoglucosamine mutase, translated as MRKLFGTDGIRGVANLEPMTSEMAMQLGRAAAHLFMRRAGRHQIVIGKDTRISGYMLESALTAGICSMGVDVLLVGPMPTPAIAFLTRSLRADAGVVISASHNAYQDNGIKFFSNDGFKLPDEMEARIEDLIVSNEISHLRPTADLIGKAFRIDDAEGRYIEFAKRSLPRELDFQGIKLVVDCANGAAYKLAPKVLRELGAKVEVIGCEPNGMNINAGCGAVHPGQLQEAVRRHKADIGIALDGDADRAIFVCEQGTIVDGDHVMAALGLDLHQNGLLAKQTLVGTVMSNFGLELCMAKAGVTLLRTPVGDRYLLERMLAEGYNFGGEQSGHFIFLDHNTTGDGLISALQMISLMKRTGKPLSELAQAMSAVPQILLNIKVKQKPKLESVPELDRAIRESERRLNGSGRVLVRYSGTEPLLRIMVEGERDSVIKEVAEDLARLVRTHLT; from the coding sequence ATGCGTAAACTATTCGGGACGGATGGGATTCGCGGGGTTGCCAATCTGGAGCCCATGACGAGCGAAATGGCGATGCAACTCGGGCGCGCGGCCGCGCATTTGTTTATGCGCCGCGCGGGACGCCATCAGATCGTGATCGGGAAGGATACGCGCATCTCTGGCTACATGCTGGAATCCGCGCTCACCGCCGGCATCTGTTCCATGGGTGTGGATGTGTTGCTGGTGGGACCGATGCCGACGCCGGCCATTGCGTTTTTAACCAGGAGTCTTCGTGCGGATGCGGGGGTCGTGATATCGGCGTCGCACAATGCGTATCAAGACAACGGCATTAAGTTTTTCTCGAATGATGGCTTTAAATTGCCGGACGAAATGGAAGCACGCATTGAGGACTTGATCGTATCAAACGAGATCAGTCATCTCCGCCCCACCGCGGATTTAATCGGAAAGGCGTTTCGTATCGATGATGCGGAGGGACGCTACATTGAATTTGCCAAGCGCTCCTTGCCGCGCGAGCTGGACTTTCAGGGAATCAAGTTAGTGGTCGATTGCGCCAACGGCGCGGCCTACAAGTTGGCGCCGAAGGTGTTGCGAGAACTTGGGGCGAAGGTCGAGGTGATCGGGTGCGAGCCCAACGGCATGAATATCAATGCCGGATGCGGGGCGGTGCATCCAGGGCAACTGCAGGAAGCCGTGCGTCGTCATAAGGCGGACATCGGGATTGCGCTTGACGGGGATGCCGATCGAGCGATCTTTGTGTGTGAGCAGGGAACCATTGTCGACGGCGATCATGTCATGGCGGCATTGGGGCTGGACTTGCATCAGAATGGACTCCTCGCCAAGCAAACCCTGGTCGGAACGGTCATGAGTAACTTCGGGCTTGAGCTCTGCATGGCCAAAGCGGGCGTCACGTTGCTTCGGACTCCCGTGGGTGATCGCTATCTTCTCGAACGTATGCTTGCTGAAGGTTATAACTTCGGCGGCGAGCAATCCGGACACTTCATCTTTCTGGACCACAATACGACGGGCGATGGTCTCATCTCCGCGCTCCAGATGATCTCGTTGATGAAGCGGACGGGGAAACCGCTTTCCGAATTGGCTCAGGCCATGTCCGCTGTTCCGCAAATTCTGCTCAATATTAAGGTCAAGCAGAAGCCAAAATTGGAGTCAGTGCCAGAGCTTGACCGTGCGATTCGCGAGAGTGAACGCCGGTTGAACGGGAGCGGTCGTGTTCTGGTCCGCTACTCCGGGACAGAACCGCTTCTCCGGATTATGGTCGAAGGTGAGCGGGATAGCGTGATCAAAGAAGTTGCCGAGGATCTCGCGCGCCTTGTGCGTACGCACCTCACGTAG
- the ftsH gene encoding ATP-dependent zinc metalloprotease FtsH has protein sequence MNSRVKNLLFWVVVGLFMILLFNLFSVPTHAPEEDVIFSDFMAKIEKGDVEKAIIKGNHISSVLKDKTRIRTFSPDYPDLVKVLREKDVQIEVKPPEESPWYITFLVTWGPFILFLGLWFFLMRQMQVGGNKALSFGKSRARMLTEDRKKVTFSDVAGIEEAKEEVLEIIEFLRDPRKFQKLGGRIPKGVLIVGPPGTGKTLLAKAIAGEAGVPFFSISGSDFVEMFVGVGASRVRDLFEQGKKHAPCIIFIDEIDAVGRLRGAGLGGGHDEREQTLNQLLVEMDGFDTTEGVILIAATNRPDVLDPALLRPGRFDRQVVVNRPDLRGRSEILKVHTKKVPVAANVELEKIARGTPGFSGADLENLVNEAALWAARQNKKEVEVVDFEMAKDKVLMGAERKSMMLTDEEKRTTAYHEAGHALMAKLLPGTDPVHKVTIIPRGRALGVTMQLPTDDRHNYSKDFLYNNLAILMGGRVAEELVLHHVTTGAGNDIERATDLARKMVCEWGMSEKLGPLTFGRKEEEIFLGREIATKRDFSDQVALDIDLEVRRLVTENYDRAKRILTENMVSLKALAEALLEKEVLDAPEIDAILLQSSSQTVPA, from the coding sequence ATGAATTCCAGGGTGAAGAACCTGCTCTTTTGGGTGGTTGTCGGCTTGTTTATGATTTTGCTGTTCAATCTGTTCAGCGTGCCGACTCACGCGCCTGAAGAAGATGTGATATTTAGCGACTTCATGGCCAAGATTGAAAAAGGCGACGTCGAAAAGGCCATCATCAAGGGGAATCACATCAGTTCGGTCTTGAAAGACAAGACGCGGATCCGGACTTTTTCGCCGGATTATCCGGACCTGGTGAAGGTCTTGCGCGAGAAGGATGTGCAGATCGAGGTCAAGCCACCGGAAGAGAGTCCTTGGTACATTACCTTCTTGGTGACTTGGGGGCCGTTCATTCTGTTCCTCGGGCTCTGGTTTTTCCTGATGCGGCAGATGCAAGTCGGGGGCAATAAAGCCTTGTCGTTCGGGAAGAGTCGAGCGCGGATGTTGACGGAAGACCGCAAGAAGGTCACGTTTTCAGATGTGGCGGGGATTGAAGAGGCGAAAGAAGAAGTTCTTGAAATCATCGAGTTTTTGAGGGATCCGCGCAAGTTCCAAAAGCTTGGTGGCAGGATTCCCAAAGGCGTTCTGATCGTTGGTCCTCCGGGAACCGGCAAGACGTTGCTTGCCAAGGCGATTGCCGGCGAAGCCGGAGTGCCGTTCTTCAGCATCAGCGGTTCTGATTTCGTTGAAATGTTCGTGGGGGTCGGTGCCTCACGCGTGCGCGACTTATTCGAGCAGGGGAAAAAACACGCGCCCTGTATTATTTTTATCGATGAAATCGATGCGGTAGGACGGTTGCGTGGCGCGGGTTTAGGCGGCGGGCACGATGAACGGGAGCAGACGCTCAATCAATTGCTGGTTGAGATGGACGGCTTCGATACGACGGAAGGCGTGATTTTGATTGCCGCCACGAACCGGCCTGACGTGCTGGATCCGGCGTTGTTGCGGCCTGGCCGGTTCGATCGGCAGGTCGTGGTGAATCGGCCTGATTTGAGAGGCCGTTCTGAAATTTTGAAGGTGCACACGAAGAAGGTGCCGGTAGCGGCCAACGTCGAATTGGAAAAGATTGCTCGTGGGACACCCGGTTTCTCCGGAGCGGATCTGGAAAATCTGGTGAACGAGGCTGCGCTCTGGGCTGCCCGTCAGAATAAAAAAGAAGTCGAGGTCGTTGATTTTGAAATGGCCAAAGACAAGGTCCTCATGGGGGCCGAACGGAAGAGCATGATGCTTACCGATGAAGAAAAGCGCACGACGGCCTATCATGAGGCGGGCCATGCGTTGATGGCCAAGCTCCTGCCAGGAACGGATCCTGTTCACAAGGTCACCATCATCCCGCGCGGACGCGCGTTGGGCGTCACGATGCAGTTGCCGACCGATGACCGGCACAATTACTCAAAGGACTTCCTGTACAACAACCTCGCCATCTTGATGGGAGGACGAGTCGCTGAAGAGTTGGTGCTCCACCATGTCACGACCGGGGCTGGGAACGATATTGAACGGGCGACGGATCTGGCGAGAAAGATGGTCTGTGAGTGGGGAATGAGCGAAAAGCTAGGTCCGCTGACGTTCGGACGGAAAGAAGAAGAGATTTTCCTGGGTCGTGAAATCGCCACGAAGCGGGATTTTAGCGATCAAGTTGCACTGGATATTGATCTTGAGGTCCGACGTCTTGTGACGGAGAATTATGACCGTGCCAAGCGGATTCTGACTGAGAACATGGTCAGCTTGAAGGCCCTGGCTGAAGCGTTGCTTGAAAAAGAAGTACTCGATGCACCGGAAATCGATGCGATTCTGTTGCAGTCATCCTCTCAGACCGTACCTGCCTAG
- a CDS encoding polysaccharide biosynthesis/export family protein, with product MSIRNQTSIGWTLLALAVGLQLLPGCRNPGQSSLPPSAISPAAQPLPPMPKGDVYADEAVPTAETPIEPGDTLDIVIRRGAGEEKFTSVVRENGLIGASFLEVMVSGLTAQQAEGRIQEQVIPYMRNPRVQVVLRKKSLKIKRVFVFGDVRKPGAVPMPRSMTVLQALAAVENYNETALLEEIRIVRGGLDRPVIVTADLARTFTYGDLSRNVALEENDVIFVPREHLGDASEAAKKIMPIVQMAIAPFYPAFLIPAFFPTATIR from the coding sequence ATGAGCATTCGCAATCAGACATCGATCGGGTGGACCCTTCTCGCTCTTGCGGTAGGACTTCAGCTCTTGCCGGGTTGCCGGAATCCCGGACAATCATCTCTGCCGCCTTCGGCCATCAGTCCTGCGGCGCAACCGCTGCCCCCGATGCCGAAGGGCGATGTCTACGCGGACGAGGCCGTACCCACGGCGGAGACGCCGATTGAGCCCGGCGACACGCTCGACATCGTCATTCGCCGCGGGGCGGGTGAAGAGAAATTTACGAGTGTCGTCCGGGAAAATGGACTGATTGGAGCCTCGTTCTTGGAAGTGATGGTGAGCGGGCTGACGGCCCAGCAGGCCGAGGGGAGGATTCAAGAGCAGGTCATTCCGTATATGCGGAATCCCAGAGTCCAGGTTGTGCTCAGGAAGAAGTCGCTCAAGATTAAGCGGGTGTTTGTGTTTGGCGATGTTCGGAAACCGGGAGCCGTGCCGATGCCGAGAAGCATGACAGTGCTGCAGGCCCTGGCGGCCGTGGAGAATTATAACGAAACGGCGCTGCTGGAAGAAATCCGTATTGTACGTGGCGGACTGGATCGTCCTGTCATCGTAACGGCGGATCTGGCCAGAACCTTTACGTATGGCGATCTGTCGAGAAACGTCGCGCTTGAAGAAAATGACGTGATCTTTGTTCCGCGAGAACACTTGGGCGATGCCTCGGAGGCCGCCAAGAAGATTATGCCGATCGTACAAATGGCGATTGCCCCATTCTATCCGGCATTCTTGATTCCGGCGTTCTTTCCCACCGCCACGATTCGATAG
- a CDS encoding HD domain-containing protein: MPLREADARVDWYGRAHKDMAAIGEDLRGNRGMTTERCFRLAEALVEVLATSDDLILRMMQENVKAYQVANAIHVAILSVKIGQGLNYDSAALQRLAMAGLLHDLGMWLLPQEIVEKPGSLSADEWSGIHAHPEQGRRMVAEMGEPFDWLATAIAQEHERWDGSGYPCRLKGGAITEVAQIIGLADVLDAMMSPRPYHARVAPHQALRSLLVQHKQAFQPRLIKTLVDQLSLYPIGTSVRLNDGHVGIVSKVNPRYPLRPILLVQRNREGQTNRESEAVDLCHETSMHIVEVLPETRAA, encoded by the coding sequence GTGCCGCTTAGAGAGGCCGATGCCCGTGTTGATTGGTATGGGCGTGCGCACAAGGACATGGCTGCGATCGGAGAGGATCTTCGTGGAAACCGCGGGATGACGACCGAGCGGTGCTTCAGACTGGCCGAAGCGCTCGTCGAGGTGCTCGCGACGAGCGATGACTTGATTCTGCGCATGATGCAGGAGAATGTGAAGGCCTATCAGGTGGCGAACGCAATTCATGTCGCTATTCTCAGTGTGAAGATCGGCCAGGGACTCAACTATGACTCTGCGGCACTGCAACGATTGGCCATGGCGGGGCTGCTGCACGATCTAGGCATGTGGCTGCTGCCTCAAGAGATCGTCGAGAAGCCCGGTTCGTTGAGTGCGGATGAGTGGTCCGGCATTCATGCGCATCCCGAGCAAGGGCGCCGTATGGTGGCCGAGATGGGCGAGCCTTTTGATTGGCTGGCAACCGCCATCGCTCAAGAGCATGAGCGATGGGATGGCAGTGGGTACCCCTGTCGGCTGAAGGGCGGAGCGATTACCGAAGTTGCGCAAATCATCGGACTGGCCGATGTGCTCGACGCCATGATGAGTCCGCGGCCCTATCACGCACGGGTTGCCCCGCATCAGGCGCTGCGCTCGCTGTTGGTCCAGCACAAACAGGCCTTCCAGCCCCGCCTTATCAAGACGTTGGTGGATCAGCTCTCGCTTTATCCGATCGGGACATCGGTGCGATTGAACGATGGTCATGTCGGCATTGTGTCGAAGGTAAATCCCCGCTATCCCCTCAGGCCGATCTTGCTGGTTCAGCGCAATCGTGAGGGGCAGACGAATAGGGAATCAGAGGCAGTGGATCTCTGTCACGAAACGTCCATGCATATTGTCGAAGTGTTGCCCGAGACGCGTGCCGCGTAG
- the folP gene encoding dihydropteroate synthase codes for MKSYTVFAKSRLIPILDCPLLMGIVNVTPDSFSDGGRYVTVDQAVERAMALVAQGADILDLGAESTRPGAMPVGEQEEMDRLLPVLHEVMKRTAVPISVDTMKSRVAREALDAGASIINDVTALRFDPDMAAVVAQSGAGVVMTHMQGMPMTMQEAPRYDSVVNDVGSFFVERIAAAERAGIAKSQIVLDPGFGFGKLLIHNLELLNHLSSFDQLGCPVLAGVSRKAFLGKILDRPVQDREWGTAAAVALAVDRGASIIRVHDVASMKDVVMVAAAIRAASLTSKQEDYA; via the coding sequence GTGAAAAGCTATACCGTATTTGCCAAGAGCCGGCTGATTCCAATCCTGGACTGTCCGCTCCTGATGGGTATCGTGAATGTCACTCCGGACTCCTTTTCCGACGGGGGACGCTATGTGACGGTGGATCAGGCTGTCGAACGGGCGATGGCACTCGTCGCACAGGGCGCGGATATTCTCGATCTGGGCGCAGAATCGACGAGGCCTGGGGCCATGCCAGTCGGTGAGCAGGAGGAGATGGATCGTTTACTGCCGGTCTTACATGAGGTGATGAAGCGGACGGCCGTGCCGATTTCTGTGGATACGATGAAGTCCCGGGTGGCCCGGGAAGCGCTTGACGCGGGTGCCTCAATCATCAACGACGTGACGGCCCTGCGTTTCGACCCTGACATGGCCGCCGTGGTGGCGCAGTCTGGCGCCGGAGTTGTGATGACGCATATGCAGGGCATGCCGATGACCATGCAGGAAGCTCCTAGGTATGATAGCGTAGTCAACGATGTAGGTAGTTTTTTTGTCGAGCGAATCGCCGCTGCGGAGCGCGCCGGGATTGCGAAAAGCCAGATCGTGCTTGATCCGGGGTTTGGTTTTGGTAAGCTGCTGATACATAACTTGGAATTGTTGAACCATTTGTCCTCATTCGACCAATTGGGCTGTCCTGTGCTGGCAGGGGTGTCGCGAAAAGCCTTTCTGGGGAAAATTCTGGATCGCCCGGTGCAGGATCGGGAATGGGGAACGGCTGCGGCTGTCGCGCTGGCAGTGGATCGTGGCGCCTCGATTATTCGAGTGCATGATGTGGCGAGCATGAAGGATGTCGTGATGGTTGCCGCAGCGATACGTGCGGCGTCTCTTACCTCGAAACAGGAAGATTATGCGTAA